In Deinobacterium chartae, a single genomic region encodes these proteins:
- a CDS encoding response regulator: MIEILLVEDNPADVLLTREAFEEARIANRLSHVSDGEEALAFLRRKGEFSGATRPDLILLDLNMPRMGGLELLDELKRDPELRAIPVIVLTTSAAEADVWRSYHLHANAYITKPVSMADFFEVVKTFEDFWMALVRLPKTQQPS, from the coding sequence TTGATCGAAATTCTGCTGGTGGAAGACAACCCTGCCGACGTCCTGCTCACCCGCGAGGCGTTCGAGGAAGCCCGTATCGCCAACCGCCTCAGCCACGTTTCCGACGGTGAAGAGGCCCTGGCTTTCCTGCGTCGCAAGGGCGAGTTCTCCGGCGCTACCCGGCCCGACCTGATCCTGCTCGATCTCAACATGCCGCGCATGGGTGGCCTGGAGCTGCTCGACGAGCTCAAACGCGACCCCGAACTGCGGGCGATCCCGGTGATCGTCCTGACCACCTCGGCGGCCGAAGCCGACGTATGGCGCAGCTATCACCTGCACGCCAACGCCTACATCACCAAACCGGTTTCGATGGCGGATTTTTTCGAGGTCGTCAAGACCTTCGAAGATTTCTGGATGGCCCTGGTGCGCCTGCCCAAAACCCAGCAGCCCAGCTGA
- a CDS encoding PAS domain S-box protein, with amino-acid sequence MTSEPSSASPAVIARDPAYDALPVIAWGAGNDGKLNFVNRAFLEYVGLEEIPQGFDLMSLVHPDDRARVTERAQHSLQTGADYEVEFRLRGTSGFRWFVSQARPRQDAQGQGAGWIGTCVSIHERVLAEAREQQLQEIAGALLRAPDAATIGATVLERSVPFLEAAAGVVALLSEDHGRLEVVASVGYPQILIDHYRVMDMHHPLPVTDALRSNTNLFLTGADLALQYPEQMRLRQQMGVSLQGIATLPLTFEGQALGVLTLAFAQDRDFSDTDRTFLTTLARLCAQGLERARRAQAEQAAQAELRRTAAQLDTLLSSAPVGLALFDEAGRFVRLNPKLAEINGLPLEAHLGRTVPELLPEMASEVHATILEVARSGRAVLGKTALGMTPAMPGVMRSWSVDYYPVRLDGGPVLGVGAIAEETTERERYQRALSESEARYRSLVQATSQIVWTTPPSGEMQPPQPTWSEFTGQSDTDMIGWGWLEAVHPEDRERSAQAWKRAVRERSIYRIEHRLRRKDGVYRHMQARAVPVLEEDGSIREWVGVHSDVTERREAQAQADRLARLVEESADLVGIADLEGRVTYLNAAGRELVGLSEEQYRQTVIEDFFLEEDRDFVSQQVLPTVLHEGRWRGDTQFRHFGGGKPIAVDWNVFLLSDPQSGQPLAFATVTRDIRERRRAEEALQQLNSALERRVRDRTFELEQLAAFNRLILEAAGEGIVGLDLNGQVSFANPAAAAMTGRMVSELVGENFHTLVRPVDEQGQPVPHTAFAAFDAFREGQVGRSDVERFTRPDGSLFPVNYISTPLLGAGGRVSGAVLLFSDITERKRSEERLRRANEELRRSNQELQQFAYVASHDLQEPLRTVASYTELLAQRYRGQLDERADRYIEFAVGGARRMQRLIHDLLAYSRAGSSEVTPEPTSSEEALLEVLASLEQLVSESGARVSFDKLPEVRADGGQLRQLFQNLIANGLKFRRPDITPHIHISSEREGRMWRFSVSDNGIGIDPRYFERIFMIFQRLHSRESYEGNGVGLAICKRIVERHGGNIWLESEPGKGSVFHFTLPAASR; translated from the coding sequence GTGACCTCCGAGCCCTCCTCGGCTTCGCCTGCCGTTATCGCGCGGGATCCTGCCTATGACGCTCTGCCCGTGATCGCCTGGGGAGCCGGAAACGACGGGAAGCTGAACTTCGTGAACCGGGCCTTTTTGGAGTACGTGGGCCTCGAGGAGATCCCGCAGGGCTTTGACCTCATGTCGCTGGTTCACCCGGACGACCGGGCACGGGTGACAGAACGCGCACAGCACTCGCTGCAGACCGGAGCAGACTACGAAGTCGAGTTCCGGCTGCGCGGAACCTCGGGTTTCCGCTGGTTCGTGTCGCAGGCCCGGCCCCGCCAAGACGCCCAGGGGCAGGGCGCAGGCTGGATCGGAACCTGCGTGAGCATCCACGAGCGGGTGCTGGCCGAAGCCCGCGAACAGCAGCTGCAGGAGATCGCCGGGGCGCTGCTGCGCGCTCCGGATGCCGCGACGATCGGCGCAACGGTGCTGGAGCGCAGCGTTCCTTTCCTCGAGGCCGCCGCCGGAGTGGTCGCCCTGCTCAGCGAGGACCACGGCCGGCTTGAGGTGGTGGCGTCGGTCGGCTACCCCCAGATCCTGATCGACCATTACCGCGTCATGGACATGCACCACCCGCTGCCGGTCACCGACGCGCTCCGGTCGAATACGAACCTGTTTCTGACCGGAGCGGACCTCGCGCTGCAGTACCCGGAACAGATGCGCCTGCGGCAGCAGATGGGCGTTTCGCTGCAGGGCATTGCCACGCTCCCGCTGACCTTCGAGGGCCAGGCCCTGGGTGTGCTGACCCTGGCCTTCGCTCAGGACCGCGACTTCAGCGACACCGACCGCACGTTCCTGACCACCCTGGCCCGGCTGTGCGCCCAGGGCCTCGAGCGCGCGCGGCGAGCCCAGGCCGAGCAGGCCGCCCAGGCCGAACTGCGGCGTACCGCCGCTCAGCTCGATACCCTGCTGAGCAGCGCCCCGGTTGGCTTGGCACTGTTCGACGAGGCCGGGCGCTTCGTGCGGCTGAATCCCAAACTGGCCGAGATCAACGGCTTGCCCCTCGAGGCGCACCTGGGACGCACGGTCCCCGAACTGCTGCCCGAGATGGCCAGCGAGGTGCACGCCACCATCCTCGAGGTGGCCCGCAGCGGTCGCGCGGTCCTGGGCAAGACCGCCTTGGGCATGACCCCGGCCATGCCGGGGGTGATGCGGTCATGGTCCGTCGATTACTACCCGGTGCGCTTGGACGGCGGTCCGGTGCTGGGCGTGGGGGCCATCGCCGAGGAGACGACCGAACGCGAACGCTACCAGCGGGCGCTGAGCGAGAGCGAGGCGCGTTACCGCTCGCTGGTGCAGGCCACCTCGCAGATCGTGTGGACCACGCCGCCCAGCGGCGAAATGCAGCCGCCGCAGCCCACCTGGAGCGAGTTCACCGGACAGAGCGACACCGACATGATCGGCTGGGGCTGGCTGGAGGCCGTGCATCCCGAGGACCGCGAGCGCAGTGCCCAGGCCTGGAAACGCGCGGTGCGCGAGCGCAGCATCTACCGCATCGAGCACCGCCTGCGCCGCAAGGACGGCGTGTACCGGCACATGCAGGCCCGGGCGGTCCCGGTCCTCGAGGAGGACGGCAGCATCCGCGAATGGGTGGGGGTACACAGCGACGTCACCGAGCGGCGCGAAGCGCAGGCGCAGGCGGACCGGCTCGCCCGGCTGGTCGAGGAGAGCGCGGACCTCGTGGGAATCGCGGACCTCGAGGGCCGGGTCACCTACCTGAACGCGGCGGGCCGTGAACTGGTGGGCCTGTCCGAAGAACAGTACCGCCAGACCGTTATCGAGGACTTCTTTCTCGAGGAGGACCGTGACTTCGTGTCGCAGCAGGTGCTGCCAACCGTACTGCACGAGGGGCGCTGGCGCGGGGACACGCAGTTCCGGCACTTCGGGGGAGGCAAGCCGATCGCGGTGGACTGGAACGTCTTCTTGCTCAGCGATCCGCAGAGCGGCCAGCCGCTCGCCTTTGCCACGGTCACCCGCGACATCCGCGAACGCCGCCGCGCCGAGGAGGCGTTGCAGCAGCTGAACAGCGCGCTCGAGCGGCGGGTGCGGGACCGGACCTTCGAGCTCGAACAGCTGGCCGCTTTCAACCGGCTGATCCTCGAGGCGGCGGGCGAGGGTATCGTAGGACTGGATCTGAACGGCCAGGTCAGCTTTGCCAACCCGGCGGCGGCCGCCATGACCGGCCGGATGGTCAGCGAGCTGGTCGGCGAGAACTTTCACACGCTCGTCCGGCCGGTGGACGAGCAAGGACAGCCCGTACCGCACACGGCGTTTGCGGCCTTCGACGCCTTCCGCGAGGGGCAGGTGGGTCGTTCGGATGTCGAGCGCTTTACGCGGCCCGATGGCAGCCTCTTCCCGGTGAACTACATCAGCACCCCGCTGTTGGGCGCGGGTGGCCGCGTGAGCGGCGCGGTGCTGCTGTTCAGCGACATTACCGAACGCAAACGCAGCGAGGAACGGTTGCGCCGCGCCAACGAGGAGCTGCGCCGCTCAAACCAGGAGCTGCAGCAGTTCGCCTACGTGGCCAGCCACGACCTGCAAGAACCGCTGCGCACGGTGGCAAGCTATACCGAGCTGCTGGCCCAGCGTTACCGGGGGCAGCTCGACGAGCGCGCCGACCGGTACATCGAGTTCGCGGTGGGAGGGGCCCGCCGCATGCAGCGACTGATTCACGACCTGCTGGCTTACTCGCGGGCCGGTTCGAGCGAGGTGACACCCGAGCCCACCTCGAGCGAGGAGGCCCTGCTCGAGGTGCTCGCCTCGCTCGAGCAGCTGGTGAGCGAGAGCGGGGCGCGGGTGAGTTTTGATAAACTGCCGGAGGTGCGCGCAGATGGCGGGCAACTGCGTCAGCTGTTCCAGAACCTGATCGCGAACGGCCTGAAGTTTCGCCGGCCAGACATCACGCCGCACATTCACATCTCCTCGGAGCGCGAAGGCAGGATGTGGCGTTTCTCGGTGAGCGATAACGGCATCGGCATCGACCCCAGGTACTTCGAGCGCATCTTCATGATCTTCCAGCGGCTGCACAGCCGCGAAAGCTATGAAGGCAACGGCGTTGGGCTCGCGATCTGCAAGCGCATCGTCGAGCGTCACGGAGGCAACATCTGGCTCGAGTCCGAACCGGGAAAAGGAAGTGTTTTTCACTTCACCCTACCGGCCGCTTCCCGGTAA
- a CDS encoding type III pantothenate kinase codes for MFSSQPTAPLLAIDVGNTSTVLGLIGADDTVLHRWRVRTARDLLPDDLALTLSGLLGLVGAPTPAAAILSSVVPPLGQNLRAALEAHWRIPVLEVGASNLPEVRIDLEDPRAIGADRLVNLYGAQPYLEAGQYGIIVDFGTATTFDVVQAPLRFMGGVIAPGPATAADALFSRTAKLPRVLLEAPPQAVGRNTAEAIQSGLVFGYAEMVDGMVARLSRELPAAPRVIATGGFARTLEGHCRSVHVYDDDLTVRGLVRIWRAKEQR; via the coding sequence ATGTTCTCTTCGCAGCCCACGGCACCCCTGCTCGCCATCGACGTGGGAAACACCTCCACCGTCTTGGGACTCATCGGCGCGGACGACACGGTTCTGCACCGCTGGCGCGTCCGCACCGCCCGCGACCTGCTCCCCGACGACCTCGCCCTCACCCTCAGCGGCCTGCTGGGCCTGGTCGGTGCTCCCACGCCTGCGGCGGCCATCCTCTCCTCGGTCGTGCCCCCGCTCGGTCAGAACCTGCGCGCGGCCCTCGAGGCGCACTGGCGCATCCCGGTCCTCGAGGTGGGTGCCAGCAACCTGCCCGAGGTACGCATAGACCTCGAGGACCCGCGCGCAATCGGCGCGGATCGCCTGGTCAACCTGTACGGCGCGCAGCCTTACCTCGAGGCGGGACAGTACGGCATCATCGTGGATTTCGGCACGGCCACCACCTTCGACGTGGTCCAGGCACCGCTGCGCTTTATGGGCGGCGTGATCGCCCCGGGGCCTGCCACCGCTGCGGACGCGCTGTTCTCGCGCACGGCCAAGCTGCCCCGGGTGCTCCTCGAAGCTCCGCCCCAGGCGGTGGGGCGCAACACCGCAGAAGCGATCCAGAGCGGGTTGGTGTTCGGTTACGCCGAGATGGTAGACGGCATGGTCGCCCGGCTGTCACGTGAGCTGCCCGCAGCCCCCCGGGTCATCGCCACCGGCGGTTTTGCCCGGACCCTCGAGGGGCACTGCCGCAGCGTGCACGTGTACGACGACGATCTGACGGTACGGGGACTGGTGCGGATCTGGAGGGCCAAAGAGCAGCGGTGA
- a CDS encoding EamA family transporter — translation MRPSARAEARFPVLGGALPVVAVVAAVISTQAGAAFAKGLFHLTGPVGMTSLRLSLAALILLAVFRPALSRLGSARWSAALMYGAALCAMNLTYYLAIARLPIGLVIAIAFLGPLCVAAVSSRRPQDLAWVGLAAAGITLLAPWRDLGALDLAGVGLALLSGAAWAAYVLAGRRMGQAFEGGQGVAVGMLVGAVLALPFALANGLFSTLTPGVLLAGLGVALLSSALPYSLEMLGLRALPARTFSILLSLEPAIGVLTGWLLLHEVLSPLQLVAVLCIMAASIGATVGSRNEARPKALPA, via the coding sequence GTGAGGCCGTCCGCTCGCGCGGAAGCGCGCTTCCCTGTGCTGGGAGGCGCGCTTCCGGTGGTGGCCGTGGTGGCCGCCGTGATCTCCACCCAGGCGGGCGCTGCCTTTGCCAAGGGACTGTTCCACCTGACCGGCCCGGTCGGGATGACCTCGCTGCGTCTGTCCCTGGCCGCCCTGATCCTGCTGGCGGTATTTCGTCCGGCGCTGAGCCGGCTGGGCTCGGCACGCTGGTCGGCGGCGCTGATGTACGGCGCCGCGCTGTGCGCCATGAACCTCACCTACTACCTGGCGATCGCCCGGCTGCCGATCGGGCTGGTCATCGCCATCGCCTTTCTGGGTCCGCTGTGCGTGGCCGCCGTGAGCTCGCGCCGTCCGCAGGACCTGGCCTGGGTCGGCCTGGCCGCAGCCGGGATCACGCTGCTGGCGCCCTGGCGCGACCTGGGAGCCCTCGACCTGGCTGGGGTCGGTCTGGCGCTGCTGAGCGGCGCGGCCTGGGCTGCTTACGTGCTGGCCGGGCGCCGTATGGGGCAGGCCTTCGAGGGCGGGCAGGGCGTGGCGGTCGGCATGCTGGTCGGAGCCGTGCTGGCCCTGCCGTTCGCACTGGCGAACGGGTTGTTCTCCACGCTCACGCCCGGGGTCCTGCTGGCCGGCCTGGGCGTCGCGCTGCTCTCGAGCGCGCTGCCCTACTCGCTGGAGATGCTGGGCCTGCGCGCCCTGCCCGCACGCACTTTCAGCATTCTGCTGAGCCTCGAGCCGGCCATAGGCGTACTGACCGGCTGGCTGCTGCTGCACGAGGTGCTTTCGCCGCTGCAGCTGGTGGCGGTGCTGTGCATCATGGCCGCCAGCATCGGGGCCACGGTGGGCAGCCGCAACGAAGCGCGGCCCAAGGCGCTGCCGGCCTGA
- a CDS encoding LysR substrate-binding domain-containing protein: MKPTLAQLRLFVAVADAGGFSEAAAELGMSQSSLSEAVGNLERALGKPLLRRGRHGVTLTDPGRRALEHARRALMAVDDLILAVAEVAELSGTLRVVSARSAATHLLPPAIAAFRRLHPHVSVELLDSETEAEAAETLLQQGRADLGILPLPARTSLLTWPYFSDEWLGVLPAASAPKRLEWSAFQGVPLILNAASPSAERLIRRHLEVHGVRVNQVQYVGEDSVILGMVKHGLGVTVLPRLAVLPLPDGLAALPLPAPLVRSLGIAVLPRRASLPMIAEFAALLRGRSDGPPPER; the protein is encoded by the coding sequence GTGAAGCCCACCCTGGCCCAGCTCCGCCTGTTTGTCGCCGTGGCCGATGCGGGCGGCTTCAGCGAGGCCGCCGCCGAGCTCGGGATGTCCCAGAGCTCGCTGAGCGAGGCGGTCGGCAACCTCGAGCGCGCCCTGGGCAAGCCGCTGCTGCGGCGCGGACGGCACGGGGTGACGCTCACCGATCCCGGACGCCGCGCCCTCGAGCACGCACGCCGCGCGCTGATGGCGGTCGACGACCTGATCTTGGCGGTGGCCGAGGTCGCCGAGCTGAGCGGGACGCTGCGCGTCGTCTCGGCCCGCAGCGCTGCCACCCACCTGCTGCCTCCCGCCATCGCGGCCTTTCGCCGCCTGCACCCGCACGTCAGCGTAGAGCTGCTCGACTCGGAAACCGAGGCGGAGGCTGCCGAGACCCTGCTCCAGCAGGGCCGGGCCGATCTGGGCATCCTGCCCCTGCCGGCGCGGACCTCGCTGCTCACCTGGCCGTACTTCTCGGACGAATGGCTGGGCGTGCTGCCCGCCGCTTCCGCACCAAAGCGCCTCGAGTGGTCCGCCTTTCAGGGCGTGCCCCTGATCCTCAACGCCGCCTCCCCGAGTGCCGAGCGTTTGATCCGCAGGCACCTCGAAGTGCACGGCGTGCGGGTGAACCAGGTGCAGTACGTGGGCGAGGACAGCGTGATCCTGGGCATGGTCAAGCACGGCCTGGGCGTGACGGTACTGCCCCGCCTGGCGGTACTGCCGCTGCCCGACGGCCTCGCGGCCCTGCCGCTGCCCGCACCGCTGGTCCGCAGCCTGGGCATCGCGGTGTTGCCCCGGCGCGCCAGCTTGCCCATGATCGCCGAGTTCGCGGCGTTGCTGCGGGGCCGCAGCGACGGTCCACCCCCAGAGCGCTGA
- a CDS encoding DUF1622 domain-containing protein, whose protein sequence is MENFSQWADTLAAFLEVIFELISSATIVLGLILSLRVWRSGVRAVQLAFAGYLLLALEFLLAADVLATLRAPTWQDIARLGAVALIRTGLDFYLSRELREERFREPRTTNSG, encoded by the coding sequence ATGGAAAACTTCTCCCAGTGGGCAGATACCCTCGCGGCCTTCCTCGAGGTGATTTTCGAGCTGATCTCGTCCGCGACCATCGTGCTGGGCCTGATCCTGAGCCTGCGCGTGTGGCGCAGCGGGGTGCGGGCCGTACAGCTGGCTTTTGCAGGTTACCTGCTGCTGGCCCTCGAGTTTCTGCTGGCCGCCGACGTGCTGGCGACCCTGCGCGCCCCGACCTGGCAGGACATCGCGCGGCTGGGTGCTGTGGCCCTGATCCGGACCGGGCTGGATTTTTACCTCAGCCGCGAACTGCGCGAGGAGCGCTTCCGGGAGCCGCGCACCACGAACTCCGGCTGA
- a CDS encoding YchJ family protein — protein MVYPAFKPCPCGSGRSFSACCGPLLGGEAAPTAEHLMRSRYTAYALGQEDYLLRTWAAATRPASLGLGADGVRWQSLEVRCREGGQAGDDTGTVEFVARFSVGGERHRMHEVSRFVREGGEWRYLDGELR, from the coding sequence ATGGTCTATCCCGCTTTCAAACCCTGCCCCTGCGGCTCGGGCCGCAGTTTCAGCGCCTGCTGCGGACCCCTGCTCGGCGGTGAGGCCGCCCCGACCGCCGAGCACCTGATGCGCTCGCGCTACACGGCCTACGCTCTGGGGCAGGAGGATTACCTGCTGCGCACCTGGGCCGCCGCGACCCGGCCGGCCAGCTTAGGGCTGGGCGCAGACGGGGTGCGCTGGCAGTCCCTCGAGGTAAGGTGCCGCGAGGGCGGTCAGGCCGGCGACGACACCGGAACGGTCGAGTTCGTCGCGCGTTTCAGTGTGGGCGGCGAGCGCCACCGCATGCACGAGGTCAGCCGCTTCGTGCGCGAGGGAGGCGAGTGGCGCTACCTGGACGGCGAGCTGCGCTGA